A single genomic interval of Antechinus flavipes isolate AdamAnt ecotype Samford, QLD, Australia chromosome 1, AdamAnt_v2, whole genome shotgun sequence harbors:
- the TCN2 gene encoding transcobalamin-2 gives MEPWGKLVLLLCCLGAPAQLCQLPPANSDLVETVTQQLLGWMARRAPSELNPSIYVGLRLSDQPGRDQDELYLSSLTVHYQESFSSLAPAHLRPPMGQLALYLLAMRGGCKDMDTRKGSPLVTQLKAYLEEEKHRIGHEHTGRPATSYYQYSLSILALCVHDKKVPGHIVEKLLHAAQYDLLLPGSGFSVDTAAMASLALSCLQASGLNPGLASWISRVLEHMRNKILEEETPEGYFGNIYSTPLALQALMEAPSPESERACLRVGDVLLKGLQEGAFQNPLPLSQLLPVLHRRTYLSLRQLDCKDSRGLLGVDPIIPPTQKPKEIRFWLKVQTDPQHVVYHHRYHILEGTTLKHVLDQAQVEDSFTYETRDTLSGPFITSVMGVTPGEWQYWQLLRAPDIPLLQGITNYQPRDGETILLSLASW, from the exons ATGGAGCCTTGGGGGAAGCTGGTGCTCCTGCTGTGCTGCCTGGGAGCCCCCGCCCAGCTCTGCC AGCTCCCCCCTGCAAACAGCGACCTGGTGGAGACCGTTACCCAGCAGCTCCTGGGATGGATGGCCCGGCGAGCCCCCTCAGAGCTGAACCCCAGCATCTACGTGGGGCTCCGGCTGTCCGACCAACCCGGCCGGGACCAGGACGAGCTCTACCTAAGCAGCCTCACGGTCCACTACCAGGAGAGCTTCTCCAG CCTGGCCCCGGCCCACCTCAGGCCCCCCATGGGCCAGCTGGCCCTCTACCTGCTGGCCATGAGGGGCGGCTGCAAGGACATGGACACCAGGAAAGGAAGCCCGCTTGTCACGCAGCTGAAGGCTTACCTGGAGGAAGAGAAGCACCGGATAG GGCATGAGCACACCGGCCGCCCTGCCACCAGCTACTACCAGTACAGCCTGTCCATCCTGGCGCTGTGCGTGCATGACAAGAAGGTGCCCGGGCACATCGTGGAGAAGCTGCTGCACGCTGCCCAGTACGACCTCCTCCTCCCGGGGAGCGGCTTCTCCGTGG ACACAGCAGCCATGGCCAGTCTGGCCCTGTCCTGCCTGCAGGCCTCGGGCCTCAATCCAGGCCTGGCCTCTTGGATCTCCAGGGTCTTGGAGCATATGAGGAACAAAATTCTTGAAGAAGAAACCCCAGAAGGGTACTTCGGAAACATTTACAGCACGCCCCTGGCCCTACAG GCCCTGATGGAAGCCCCTTCGCCCGAGTCAGAGAGGGCCTGCTTGCGGGTCGGGGATGTTCTCCTGAAGGGCCTCCAGGAAGGGGCCTTCCAGAACCCCCTCCCCTTATCCCAGCTGCTGCCCGTCCTCCACCGAAGGACCTACCTGAGCCTCAGGCAGCTGGACTGCAAAGACTCCAGAG GTCTCCTGGGTGTAGATCCCATCATCCCACCGACTCAGAAGCCAAAGGAAATTCGGTTCTGGCTGAAAGTCCAAACAGATCCTCAGCACGTGGTCTATCATCATCGGTATCATATTCTTGAGGGGACTACGTTAAAGCATGTCCTGGATCAGGCTCAAGTGGAGGACTCCTTCAC GTACGAAACTCGGGACACTCTGTCTGGTCCCTTTATAACCTCAGTGATGGGTGTGACCCCCGGAGAATGGCAGTACTGGCAGCTGCTGCGTGCCCCGGACATACCCCTGCTGCAAG GTATTACCAACTACCAGCCCCGGGACGGGGAGACCATCCTCCTGAGCCTGGCCAGCTGGTAG